The following proteins come from a genomic window of Chionomys nivalis chromosome 9, mChiNiv1.1, whole genome shotgun sequence:
- the C9H15orf62 gene encoding uncharacterized protein C15orf62 homolog, mitochondrial encodes METWRKGSFRNASFFKRITLGRPRRLQRQGSTLSQASTAGGDHEEYSNREVIRELRGRPDGRRLPLWGDEQPRATLLAPPKPPRLYRESSSCPNILEPPATYTAAYSATLPSAISLTGPLHQCSQEDLLDTPHFPRTPNPDLNDPFFSFKVDLGISLLEEVLQMLKEQFPSEPHF; translated from the coding sequence ATGGAGACTTGGCGGAAAGGCTCCTTCCGCAATGCCTCCTTCTTCAAGAGAATAACCCTGGGGCGGCCGCGTCGACTGCAGCGACAGGGCAGCACACTCAGCCAGGCCAGCACTGCTGGTGGTGACCATGAGGAGTACAGCAACAGAGAAGTCATCCGGGAACTTCGAGGGAGGCCAGATGGCCGGCGTCTGCCCTTGTGGGGGGATGAGCAGCCCCGAGCCACTCTGCTGGCCCCACCCAAGCCCCCACGTCTCTACCGAGAGAGCTCCAGTTGCCCCAATATTCTGGAGCCCCCAGCAACCTACACTGCCGCCTACTCGGCCACCCTGCCTTCAGCCATCTCCCTGACAGGCCCTCTCCACCAATGCTCACAAGAGGACCTTTTGGATACTCCCCATTTCCCGAGGACACCTAATCCGGACCTCAAtgaccctttcttttccttcaaagtGGACCTGGGGATTTCACTTCTGGAGGAAGTTCTTCAGATGCTGAAAGAGCAGTTTCCTAGTGAGCCCCACTTCTGA